A part of Pseudomonadota bacterium genomic DNA contains:
- a CDS encoding IS3 family transposase — MLAQLHSDRFVDRAPAEVYATLLDEGTYLCSIRTYYRILAKNQEVRERRDQLCHPVYKKPELLATAPNQ, encoded by the coding sequence GTGCTGGCTCAGCTGCACTCCGACCGATTCGTGGACAGAGCTCCGGCCGAGGTCTACGCGACGCTGCTCGACGAGGGCACCTATCTCTGCTCCATCCGCACCTACTATCGCATATTGGCCAAGAACCAGGAGGTCCGCGAGCGCCGTGACCAGCTCTGCCACCCCGTCTACAAGAAGCCCGAGCTGCTGGCTACGGCGCCGAACCAGG